In Halosegnis marinus, one genomic interval encodes:
- a CDS encoding alkaline phosphatase family protein: MATHRPDDRAVVLGLDGVPWDLIDRWTEAGELPAFARLRREGAAGPLASTTPPTTPLAWPSIATGVWPDKHGIHGFRRLTRDYGHELYGANACRHPRLWEMVSPAHVGNVPMTYPAGEVDGKLVAGMLSRSTGAGEGFTHPPELADEVAERIPDYRIGLSWADYADDPDALVADIGEMVEARRELFRLLAEDEPAPWRLLFFVFTAPDRLQHLVWDEDVLLDHYERLDDVLAEVMETVEERGATLYVVSDHGFGPVERHANVNTALAEAGYLARKGSASRGTLARLGVSKAGVKRALGSVGIDDRALVRALPDALVRGVAATVPGDHVLFDVDYPNTTAFCYGPGLVYVNDTERFAAGTVAPEDVPAVRAEVAAMLRDVTDPETGEAALDVYEGGDGEGAPDLVVDARDPLEVSTSLADAVFTDPESVNASHRSEGVLLAWGPDIAPGSAPAAASVVDLAPTLLHVLGEPVPAGADGRVLHEILRPDSGPGTREVETREYRTRERSSPAPRTDRADAGDVEDRLRGLGYIE, translated from the coding sequence ATGGCCACGCACCGACCCGACGACCGGGCCGTCGTCCTCGGACTGGACGGCGTCCCGTGGGACCTCATCGACCGATGGACCGAGGCGGGGGAGCTGCCGGCGTTCGCGCGCCTCCGCCGGGAGGGGGCCGCCGGCCCCCTCGCGAGCACCACCCCGCCGACGACGCCGCTGGCGTGGCCCTCCATCGCCACCGGCGTCTGGCCCGACAAGCACGGCATCCACGGGTTCCGCCGGCTCACGCGCGACTACGGCCACGAGCTGTACGGCGCGAACGCCTGCCGCCACCCCCGGCTGTGGGAGATGGTGTCGCCGGCCCACGTCGGCAACGTCCCGATGACCTACCCCGCGGGCGAGGTGGACGGAAAGCTCGTCGCCGGAATGCTGTCGCGCTCGACGGGCGCGGGCGAGGGGTTCACCCACCCGCCCGAACTCGCCGACGAGGTCGCCGAGCGCATCCCGGACTACCGCATCGGCCTCTCATGGGCCGACTACGCCGACGACCCCGACGCGCTCGTCGCGGACATCGGCGAGATGGTTGAGGCGCGCCGCGAGCTGTTCCGGCTGCTCGCCGAAGACGAGCCGGCACCGTGGCGGCTGCTCTTCTTCGTGTTCACCGCGCCCGACCGGCTCCAACACCTCGTGTGGGACGAGGACGTCCTGCTCGACCACTACGAGCGGCTGGACGACGTGCTCGCGGAGGTCATGGAGACGGTCGAGGAGCGGGGGGCGACGCTGTACGTCGTCTCCGACCACGGCTTCGGCCCCGTCGAGCGGCACGCGAACGTGAACACGGCGCTCGCGGAGGCGGGCTACCTCGCCCGGAAGGGGTCGGCGAGCAGGGGGACGCTGGCACGCCTCGGCGTGAGCAAGGCCGGCGTCAAGCGCGCGCTCGGCAGCGTCGGCATCGACGACCGCGCGCTCGTCCGGGCGCTCCCCGACGCGCTCGTGAGGGGCGTCGCCGCGACCGTCCCGGGCGACCACGTCCTCTTCGACGTGGACTACCCGAACACGACCGCCTTCTGCTACGGGCCGGGGCTCGTCTACGTGAACGACACCGAGCGGTTCGCCGCGGGCACGGTCGCGCCCGAGGACGTGCCGGCGGTGCGCGCCGAGGTGGCCGCGATGTTGCGCGACGTGACCGACCCCGAGACGGGGGAGGCCGCGCTCGACGTGTACGAGGGCGGCGACGGGGAGGGCGCGCCCGACCTCGTCGTGGACGCGCGCGACCCGCTGGAGGTCTCCACCTCGCTCGCGGACGCGGTGTTCACCGACCCCGAGTCCGTGAACGCGAGCCACCGGAGCGAGGGGGTCCTGCTCGCGTGGGGACCGGACATCGCACCCGGGTCGGCCCCGGCCGCGGCGTCGGTCGTCGACCTCGCCCCGACCCTGCTCCACGTCCTCGGTGAGCCGGTCCCCGCGGGCGCGGACGGCCGCGTCCTCCACGAGATACTCCGGCCGGACTCCGGGCCCGGAACGAGGGAGGTCGAGACCCGAGAGTACCGGACCCGAGAGCGGTCGTCGCCCGCGCCGCGGACCGACCGCGCCGACGCCGGGGACGTCGAGGACCGCCTCCGCGGGCTGGGGTACATCGAATGA
- a CDS encoding GNAT family N-acetyltransferase has product MDVRPITMDEWRAALPDTGTEPFHTPEALGVLDDHADADLELYAGFNGDRAVALLPVFVSEPAVGRAVTSPPPGFGVPRLGPVLNPASPKRRKREKRNAEFTEGVLDALGVDRSGTLFRMVTATGYPDPRPYTWAGLDTAPAFTYQLDTADRSTDEVRAGFSKSLRREIGDAEELDIAVTVEGVEAARAVYDATAERYAEQDREFALDWPYVRDLVEALGERARVYVVRDGDGEFLAGVTVLYSDELAYFWQGGVRTVYEGVSVNSLLHWRIVADLVAEPPLDTLRGYDLMGANTERLCRYKSKFGASLVPYYRVESAGRSMDVAKRVYNLVGR; this is encoded by the coding sequence ATGGACGTGCGACCCATCACGATGGACGAGTGGCGGGCGGCGCTGCCCGACACCGGAACCGAGCCGTTCCACACCCCCGAGGCGCTCGGCGTGCTCGACGACCACGCCGACGCCGACCTCGAACTGTACGCCGGCTTCAACGGCGACCGCGCCGTGGCGCTGCTCCCCGTCTTCGTCTCCGAGCCGGCCGTCGGCCGGGCCGTCACCTCGCCGCCGCCCGGCTTCGGCGTCCCGCGGCTCGGTCCCGTGTTGAACCCCGCCAGCCCGAAGCGCCGCAAGCGCGAGAAGCGCAACGCCGAGTTCACCGAGGGCGTGCTCGACGCGCTCGGGGTCGACCGCTCGGGCACGCTGTTCCGAATGGTGACCGCGACGGGCTACCCCGACCCGCGCCCGTACACGTGGGCCGGGCTCGACACGGCGCCCGCCTTCACCTATCAGCTCGACACCGCCGACCGCTCGACGGATGAGGTGCGCGCGGGCTTCTCGAAGAGCCTCCGGCGCGAGATCGGCGACGCCGAGGAGCTCGATATCGCGGTGACGGTCGAGGGGGTCGAGGCGGCCCGCGCGGTGTACGACGCCACCGCGGAACGCTACGCGGAACAGGACCGCGAGTTCGCGCTCGACTGGCCGTACGTCCGCGACCTCGTGGAGGCGCTCGGCGAGCGCGCCCGCGTCTACGTCGTCCGCGACGGCGACGGCGAGTTCCTCGCGGGCGTCACCGTCCTCTACTCCGACGAACTGGCGTACTTCTGGCAGGGCGGCGTCCGCACGGTGTACGAAGGCGTCAGCGTCAACAGCCTGCTCCACTGGCGGATCGTGGCGGACCTCGTCGCGGAGCCGCCGCTCGACACCCTCCGCGGCTACGACCTGATGGGCGCGAACACCGAGCGGCTCTGCCGCTACAAGAGCAAGTTCGGGGCGTCGCTCGTCCCCTACTACCGCGTCGAGTCGGCCGGGCGCTCGATGGACGTCGCGAAGCGCGTCTACAACCTCGTGGGTCGCTGA
- a CDS encoding ribbon-helix-helix domain-containing protein — protein MGAHAHDAARERRPGTDYAKWLLVAGFLALAGALAAAHTTPARGYELSIYAGTPLAFWVGTGVAVVAAVVALVVLDAAGALRGAALLLVSLAGFGVWALPVVRGYYYFGSGDALSHLGYAAEIAAGDLSTLDLLYPGLHTTGLAVSAVTGVRLGLAVELVVVAFLAAFLVFVPLCVRTLADGRAAVAVGAVAALLVLPVNNVSVHPVAHPTTQAILLAPALVYLLARYATAPTRGRSAAPYAVLLVVVGSSLVLLHPQQALNAVLLLAAVSGAQLAARRYRPAHRVATHRLVAGPTVLLAALWVGWSVRHERVSGSVEGVAASLAGGAAVADEATQRAGSLADLGGSIGELFVKLFGVSLVFVAVTGVVALLVRRRGFGSRSDRDALRAYLTVSLLPLAALFVVFFAASVTTQYFRHLGFLMVVATVVGAAGLADAGEWLARRWSPGVARAGLAVVLLACVAAQAPAMYASPYVYQDNAQVTEMRWTGYAATFETRDPGVPFTGIRGGPTRYVDAYYGPTSATAATFPGKETVVPPPDFGPGLATAYDEARYLPVTRADYLRETRLYDGFRYGEAGFEALDSSPGIARVRTNGEYRLYLLSGSD, from the coding sequence GTGGGGGCTCACGCACACGACGCCGCGCGCGAACGACGGCCGGGCACCGACTACGCGAAGTGGCTACTGGTCGCCGGCTTCCTCGCCCTCGCCGGGGCACTCGCCGCGGCCCACACGACCCCGGCGCGCGGCTACGAGCTCTCCATCTACGCCGGCACCCCTCTCGCCTTCTGGGTCGGCACCGGCGTCGCCGTGGTCGCGGCCGTCGTCGCGCTCGTCGTCCTCGACGCGGCCGGGGCGCTCCGCGGCGCCGCCCTCCTGCTCGTCTCGCTCGCCGGGTTCGGGGTCTGGGCGCTCCCCGTCGTGCGCGGCTACTACTACTTCGGGAGCGGCGACGCCCTCAGCCACCTCGGCTACGCCGCCGAGATCGCCGCGGGCGACCTCTCGACGCTCGACCTCCTCTACCCCGGGCTCCACACGACGGGGCTCGCGGTCTCCGCGGTGACCGGGGTCCGGCTCGGGCTCGCGGTCGAACTCGTCGTCGTCGCCTTCCTCGCCGCCTTCCTCGTGTTCGTCCCGCTCTGCGTCCGGACGCTCGCCGACGGCCGGGCCGCGGTCGCCGTCGGCGCCGTCGCCGCGCTGCTCGTCCTCCCGGTGAACAACGTCAGCGTCCACCCGGTCGCCCACCCGACCACGCAGGCCATCCTGCTGGCCCCGGCGCTCGTCTATCTGCTGGCCCGCTACGCGACGGCGCCGACCCGCGGCCGCTCCGCCGCGCCGTACGCCGTCCTGCTCGTCGTCGTCGGGTCGTCGCTCGTCCTGCTCCATCCCCAGCAGGCGCTCAACGCCGTCCTCCTGCTCGCGGCCGTCTCCGGGGCACAGCTCGCGGCCCGCCGCTACCGGCCCGCCCACCGCGTCGCGACCCACCGGCTCGTCGCCGGCCCGACCGTCCTGCTCGCCGCCCTCTGGGTCGGGTGGTCGGTGCGCCACGAACGCGTCTCCGGCTCCGTCGAGGGGGTCGCCGCCTCGCTGGCCGGCGGCGCGGCCGTGGCGGACGAGGCGACACAGCGCGCCGGCTCGCTCGCCGACCTCGGCGGGAGCATCGGGGAGCTGTTCGTGAAGCTGTTCGGCGTGAGCCTCGTCTTCGTCGCCGTCACAGGGGTCGTCGCCCTGCTCGTCCGGCGCCGCGGGTTCGGCTCGCGCTCGGACCGCGACGCGCTCCGCGCGTACCTGACTGTCTCGCTCCTCCCGCTCGCGGCGCTGTTCGTCGTCTTCTTCGCCGCGAGCGTGACGACCCAGTACTTCAGACACCTCGGCTTCCTGATGGTCGTCGCCACCGTCGTCGGCGCGGCCGGCCTCGCGGACGCCGGCGAGTGGCTCGCGCGCCGGTGGTCGCCGGGGGTCGCGCGGGCCGGCCTCGCCGTCGTCCTCCTCGCCTGCGTCGCGGCGCAGGCGCCCGCGATGTACGCCTCGCCGTACGTGTACCAGGACAACGCGCAGGTGACGGAGATGCGGTGGACCGGCTACGCTGCCACCTTCGAGACGCGCGACCCGGGCGTCCCCTTCACGGGCATTCGCGGCGGCCCGACCCGCTACGTCGATGCCTACTACGGGCCGACCTCGGCGACGGCGGCGACGTTCCCCGGCAAGGAGACGGTCGTCCCGCCGCCCGACTTCGGGCCGGGGCTCGCGACGGCGTACGACGAGGCCCGGTACCTCCCGGTGACGCGCGCGGACTACCTGCGCGAGACGCGCCTCTACGACGGCTTCCGCTACGGCGAGGCTGGCTTCGAGGCGCTCGACTCGTCGCCGGGCATCGCACGCGTCCGGACGAACGGGGAGTACCGGCTCTACCTGCTGTCGGGGTCCGACTAG
- a CDS encoding Gfo/Idh/MocA family protein: MSLRTAVVGGGAVSRIHLSGIAENPRTDLVAVCDIDEGRATALADEYGIVAYTDTTDLLAAESLDWLHVCTPVATHFDLAREAIEAGVPVLVEKPITETSEAAARLARLSEEHGVPVSVVRNHLFTSAMRRVRDAVGAGDLGRVRAVDVTYTGNTWPDEPNRGAWTFDLPGGEFEEGIPHPVYVALGVGGYPDSTDGFSATTARVREYEQGFTYDGVNLDWATDDDTLCSVSVLAGAVPQRLVRVHGADASLTADLVSGTVLELDRDYKASAASRALNDLDRAGDRMVGLLDNAAELVRRRRLDGWERAMRGNAHNVQFDREARALEEGTAPVVPPENGEWTIRAMEAIREAAGERAAAPEPTTD, encoded by the coding sequence ATGTCGCTCCGAACTGCCGTCGTCGGCGGGGGCGCGGTCTCCCGCATCCACCTGTCAGGTATCGCCGAGAACCCCCGCACCGACCTCGTCGCCGTCTGTGACATCGACGAGGGGCGCGCGACCGCGCTCGCCGACGAGTACGGCATCGTCGCCTACACGGACACGACCGACCTGCTCGCCGCCGAGTCGCTCGACTGGCTCCACGTCTGTACCCCCGTGGCGACCCACTTCGACCTGGCTCGGGAGGCCATCGAGGCCGGCGTGCCCGTCCTCGTCGAGAAGCCGATAACCGAGACGAGCGAGGCGGCCGCGCGGCTCGCGCGCCTCTCCGAGGAGCACGGCGTTCCGGTCTCCGTCGTCCGCAACCACCTGTTCACCTCGGCGATGCGGCGCGTCCGCGACGCGGTGGGGGCGGGCGACCTGGGCCGCGTCCGCGCCGTGGACGTGACCTACACCGGCAACACCTGGCCCGACGAGCCGAACCGCGGCGCGTGGACCTTCGACCTCCCGGGCGGGGAGTTCGAGGAGGGGATTCCCCACCCCGTGTACGTCGCGCTCGGCGTCGGGGGTTACCCTGACTCGACGGACGGCTTCTCGGCCACGACCGCCCGCGTCCGCGAGTACGAGCAGGGGTTCACCTACGACGGCGTGAACCTCGACTGGGCGACCGACGACGACACCCTCTGTTCGGTGTCGGTGCTCGCCGGCGCCGTCCCCCAGCGGCTCGTCCGCGTCCACGGCGCGGACGCGTCGCTCACCGCCGACCTCGTCTCGGGGACCGTGCTCGAACTCGACCGCGACTACAAGGCCTCGGCCGCCTCGCGCGCGCTGAACGACCTCGACCGGGCCGGCGACAGGATGGTCGGCCTCCTCGACAACGCCGCCGAACTCGTCCGCCGCCGCCGGCTCGACGGCTGGGAGCGGGCGATGCGCGGCAACGCGCACAACGTCCAGTTCGACCGCGAGGCGCGCGCCCTTGAGGAGGGCACCGCGCCGGTCGTCCCCCCGGAGAACGGCGAGTGGACCATCCGCGCGATGGAGGCGATACGGGAGGCGGCCGGCGAGCGGGCGGCCGCGCCGGAGCCGACGACGGACTGA
- a CDS encoding flippase — MADLRERLAGGVKASFVAQATRAGVNAALVVLLSRYLLDPTGYGRLFFALSVVSVVGLFASLGLPKSAARYVVEYAESDPPQVRHVLRRSFAWLLGLGLAVGIALAAASGPLARLLGQPAVAPLLAVGGGYVLVRSLSSYCSVVFQGLNRVVWSARLTVVSNLGRLGFVVVLVSLGFGATGALAGYVVGFALAVAVGLAVLYRTTYRTLDRAPAKPGLSRRLAEYSLPLAVTKGANVVDKRADTVIVGVLLNATAVSYYTVAKQVADFAAMPVASLGFTVSPALGDEAAGGRRERAARLYHESLRHVLLLYVPAAAGLALVAGPLVTLVLGSAYAGAVPVLRVFAGFVAVNAVNKITNDGLDFLGRARSRAAAQGTMAATNIALTLWLVPLVGVVGAAVATVLTYGSYTAANVYFIHEELGTDPATMASDLLWSCVVAAGVALAVLALLPYVGSLPTLAGVIAAGAAVWAVLAVAFGLLDPGRVARLLGGRGTSGP; from the coding sequence GTGGCGGACCTCCGCGAGCGGCTGGCCGGCGGCGTGAAGGCGTCGTTCGTCGCGCAGGCGACCCGCGCCGGGGTGAACGCCGCGCTGGTCGTGCTGCTGTCGCGCTACCTCCTCGACCCGACGGGGTACGGGCGGCTGTTCTTCGCGCTGTCGGTGGTGAGCGTCGTCGGGCTGTTCGCCTCGCTCGGCCTCCCGAAGTCGGCCGCCCGCTACGTCGTCGAGTACGCCGAGTCGGACCCGCCGCAGGTGCGCCACGTCCTCCGGCGGTCGTTCGCGTGGCTGCTCGGGCTGGGGCTCGCCGTCGGCATCGCGCTCGCGGCCGCGAGCGGCCCCCTCGCCCGTCTGCTCGGCCAGCCGGCGGTCGCGCCCCTGCTCGCCGTCGGCGGCGGCTACGTCCTCGTCCGGTCGCTGTCGAGCTACTGCTCCGTGGTGTTCCAGGGGCTGAACCGCGTCGTCTGGAGCGCGCGGCTCACGGTCGTCTCGAACCTCGGTCGGCTCGGGTTCGTCGTCGTCCTCGTCTCGCTCGGCTTCGGCGCCACCGGGGCGCTCGCGGGCTACGTCGTCGGGTTCGCGCTCGCCGTCGCCGTGGGGCTCGCCGTGCTCTACCGGACGACGTATCGGACCCTCGACCGTGCCCCCGCGAAGCCGGGGCTCTCGCGACGGCTCGCCGAGTACAGCCTCCCGCTCGCCGTGACGAAGGGCGCGAACGTCGTCGATAAGCGCGCCGACACCGTCATCGTCGGCGTCCTGCTGAACGCGACGGCCGTGAGCTACTACACGGTCGCCAAACAGGTCGCGGACTTCGCGGCCATGCCCGTCGCCTCGCTCGGCTTCACCGTCTCGCCCGCGCTCGGCGACGAGGCCGCGGGCGGGCGCCGCGAGCGCGCGGCCCGCCTCTACCACGAGTCGCTGCGCCACGTCCTGCTGCTCTACGTGCCCGCGGCGGCGGGACTGGCGCTCGTCGCCGGCCCGCTCGTGACGCTCGTGCTCGGGAGCGCGTACGCGGGCGCGGTCCCCGTCCTCCGGGTGTTCGCGGGGTTCGTCGCCGTCAACGCCGTGAACAAGATCACGAACGACGGGCTCGACTTCCTCGGGCGCGCCCGGTCGCGCGCCGCGGCCCAGGGGACGATGGCCGCGACGAACATCGCGCTCACGCTGTGGCTCGTCCCGCTCGTCGGCGTCGTCGGCGCGGCCGTCGCCACCGTCCTCACCTACGGGAGCTACACGGCCGCGAACGTCTACTTCATCCACGAGGAGCTGGGCACGGACCCGGCGACGATGGCGAGCGACCTGCTGTGGAGCTGTGTCGTCGCGGCGGGGGTCGCGCTGGCCGTCCTCGCGCTGCTCCCCTACGTCGGGAGCCTCCCGACGCTCGCCGGCGTGATAGCCGCGGGCGCGGCCGTGTGGGCCGTGCTCGCGGTCGCGTTCGGGCTGCTCGACCCGGGCCGCGTCGCCCGGCTGCTCGGGGGGCGCGGGACAAGCGGTCCATAA
- a CDS encoding NAD-dependent epimerase/dehydratase family protein, whose translation MTASLARPGETDAAVGDLAGRTVLVTGGAGFVGGHIARTLAGDAEVRVLDDLSAGRRERVPDDATLVEGDVRDDDALAEAMADADVVFHEAAMVSVPRSVEAPTRCHDVNTGGTLAVLERAREADARVVLASTTSVYGHPETTPVAESHPCEPVSPYGVSKLAADRYARLYHELYGLPTVALRYFNVYGPGQTGGQYSGVVTTFLEQARCGQPLTVHGDGEQTRDFVHIDDVVRANLAAATTDAVGEAFNVGTGTAVTVNQLAEHIRSATGATSPIQHTDAREGDVRHSCAATERAEEHLGFEAEVPLSVGLRDLLG comes from the coding sequence ATGACCGCCTCGCTCGCGCGGCCGGGCGAGACGGACGCCGCGGTCGGCGACCTCGCGGGCCGGACCGTGCTCGTCACGGGCGGCGCGGGGTTCGTCGGCGGCCACATCGCGCGGACCCTCGCCGGCGACGCCGAGGTGCGCGTGCTGGACGACCTCTCGGCCGGCCGCCGGGAGCGCGTCCCCGACGACGCGACGCTCGTCGAGGGGGACGTGCGCGACGACGACGCGCTCGCCGAGGCGATGGCCGACGCCGACGTCGTCTTCCACGAGGCCGCGATGGTGTCCGTCCCGCGGTCGGTGGAGGCGCCGACCCGGTGTCACGACGTGAACACCGGGGGCACCCTCGCCGTCCTCGAACGTGCCCGCGAGGCCGACGCACGGGTCGTCCTCGCCTCGACCACCTCCGTCTACGGCCACCCGGAGACGACGCCGGTCGCCGAGTCGCACCCGTGCGAGCCGGTGTCGCCGTACGGCGTGAGCAAGCTCGCGGCCGACCGCTACGCGCGCCTCTACCACGAGCTGTACGGCCTCCCGACGGTCGCGCTCCGCTACTTCAACGTGTACGGGCCGGGCCAGACCGGCGGCCAGTACAGCGGCGTCGTGACGACGTTCCTCGAGCAGGCGCGCTGCGGCCAGCCGCTCACGGTCCACGGCGACGGCGAGCAGACCCGCGACTTCGTCCACATCGACGACGTGGTGCGCGCGAACCTCGCGGCGGCGACGACCGACGCCGTCGGCGAGGCGTTCAACGTCGGGACCGGCACCGCGGTGACGGTGAACCAGCTGGCCGAGCACATCCGCTCGGCGACGGGCGCGACGAGCCCGATACAGCACACCGACGCCAGGGAGGGCGACGTGCGCCACAGCTGCGCGGCGACCGAGCGCGCCGAAGAGCACCTCGGCTTCGAGGCGGAGGTGCCGCTGAGCGTCGGGCTGCGGGACCTCCTGGGGTAA
- a CDS encoding polysaccharide deacetylase family protein: MSSDPTEAPFALCLTHDVDRVRKSYQSLYYAVRDRDPSHLRGLVPGRNPYWQFDRVMALERDLGVRSAFYFMDEQRLFRDRPPREWLTVEGWKLYAGRYSVDDPRVADAVRRLAEGGWEVGLHGSYESYRDGDRLAREKAAVEAVLGDEVRGGRQHYLNLDAPATWRRQADAGLRYDSSLGSSTTYGFEHGYEPLRPFDDEFVVFPLTAMEAALPDIAERPAAAWAACDALLREACDEGAVMTVLWHPRTFSEADFPNHADLYRRLIERARELGAWVGPPGEYYAAMDHPDRTEGKTVPAADRAPYEG, translated from the coding sequence GTGTCGAGTGACCCGACCGAGGCGCCGTTCGCGCTGTGTCTCACCCACGACGTGGACCGGGTGCGCAAGTCGTACCAGTCGCTCTACTACGCGGTCCGCGACCGCGACCCCTCACACCTGCGCGGGCTGGTGCCGGGCCGGAACCCCTACTGGCAGTTCGACCGCGTGATGGCGCTCGAACGCGACCTCGGGGTGCGCTCGGCGTTCTACTTCATGGACGAACAGCGGCTGTTCCGCGACCGGCCCCCGCGCGAGTGGCTCACGGTCGAGGGGTGGAAGCTGTACGCCGGCCGCTACAGCGTTGACGACCCGCGCGTGGCCGACGCGGTCCGCCGGCTGGCCGAGGGCGGCTGGGAGGTCGGCCTCCACGGCTCCTACGAGTCCTATCGCGACGGCGACCGCCTCGCCCGCGAGAAGGCGGCCGTCGAGGCCGTCCTCGGCGACGAAGTCCGCGGCGGCCGCCAGCACTACCTCAACCTCGACGCGCCCGCGACGTGGCGCCGGCAGGCCGACGCCGGCCTCCGCTACGATTCGAGCCTCGGGTCGAGCACGACCTACGGGTTCGAACACGGCTACGAGCCGCTGCGCCCGTTCGACGACGAGTTCGTCGTGTTCCCGCTGACGGCGATGGAGGCGGCGCTGCCCGACATCGCCGAGCGACCCGCCGCCGCGTGGGCCGCCTGCGACGCCCTCCTCCGCGAGGCGTGCGACGAGGGCGCGGTGATGACTGTTCTGTGGCACCCCCGGACGTTCAGCGAGGCGGACTTCCCGAACCACGCCGACCTCTACCGCCGGCTGATAGAGCGAGCCCGGGAGCTGGGCGCGTGGGTCGGCCCGCCCGGCGAGTACTACGCCGCGATGGACCATCCGGACCGGACCGAGGGGAAAACGGTGCCCGCGGCCGACCGGGCACCCTACGAGGGGTAG
- a CDS encoding glycosyltransferase → MRVLNLVTNERARFYRQQVEALERRGVDCTTLAVPAAGDRDSRSVLDYAGFYLRAVRGAFGRFDVVHANYGLTGPPAVVQPEHPVVLSLWGTDLFGRYGAVSRCVARRSDAVIVMSGAMADALDTPCEVIPHGVDLSLFRPTDRDEAVATVGWDPDAVNVLFPYAKTHGVKDYPRAARLVDRANAGAERRIELHTVTGLPHDRVPTYMNAADALLLTSEHEGSPNVVKEAMGCRLPVVATDVGDVAERLAGVTPSTVSDDDADLVAALRDVAADPRRSDGREAVRDLSLERMAERIAAVYERVTG, encoded by the coding sequence ATGCGGGTCCTGAACCTCGTGACGAACGAGCGGGCGCGCTTCTACCGCCAGCAGGTCGAGGCGCTCGAACGGCGCGGCGTCGACTGCACGACGCTGGCGGTGCCCGCCGCGGGCGACCGGGACTCCCGGTCGGTGCTCGACTACGCGGGCTTCTACCTTCGCGCCGTCCGCGGCGCGTTCGGCCGGTTCGACGTGGTCCACGCGAACTACGGGCTGACGGGCCCGCCCGCGGTGGTCCAGCCCGAACACCCCGTCGTGCTGTCGCTGTGGGGGACCGACCTGTTCGGCCGGTACGGGGCGGTGAGCCGGTGTGTCGCCCGCCGGAGCGACGCCGTCATCGTCATGTCCGGGGCGATGGCCGACGCCCTGGACACCCCCTGTGAGGTCATCCCACACGGGGTGGACCTGTCGCTGTTCCGGCCGACGGACCGCGACGAGGCCGTCGCCACGGTGGGGTGGGACCCCGACGCGGTCAACGTCCTGTTCCCGTACGCGAAGACCCACGGCGTGAAGGACTATCCGCGCGCGGCGCGGCTCGTCGACCGGGCGAACGCGGGCGCCGAGCGCCGCATCGAACTCCACACGGTGACGGGCCTCCCCCACGACCGGGTGCCGACGTACATGAACGCGGCCGACGCCCTGCTTCTCACCTCCGAACACGAGGGCTCGCCCAACGTCGTGAAGGAGGCGATGGGCTGTCGGCTCCCCGTCGTCGCGACGGACGTGGGCGACGTGGCCGAGCGGCTCGCCGGCGTCACCCCCTCGACGGTCTCGGACGACGACGCGGACCTCGTCGCGGCGCTCCGGGACGTGGCCGCCGACCCGCGACGCTCGGACGGCCGCGAGGCGGTCCGCGACCTCTCGCTCGAACGGATGGCCGAGCGCATCGCCGCCGTGTACGAGCGGGTGACCGGGTAG